The proteins below are encoded in one region of Drosophila santomea strain STO CAGO 1482 chromosome 2R, Prin_Dsan_1.1, whole genome shotgun sequence:
- the LOC120447114 gene encoding serine/threonine-protein kinase Genghis Khan, with amino-acid sequence MEYESSEISDITTGSCKKRLTFLKYILSDTTSDQKWAAEFGEDTEGHQFSLDYLLDTFIVLYDECSNSSLRREKGVSDFLKLSKPFVHIVRKLRLSRDDFDILKIIGRGAFGEVCVVQMISTEKVYAMKILNKWEMLKRAETACFREERDVLVFGDRQWITNLHYAFQDNINLYLVMDYYCGGDLLTLLSKFEDKLPEDMAKFYITEMILAINSIHQIRYVHRDIKPDNVLLDKRGHVRLADFGSCLRLEKDGTVQSNVAVGTPDYISPEILRAMEDGKGRYGTECDWWSLGVCMYEMLYGETPFYAESLVETYGKIMNHQNCFNLPSQETLNYKVSETSQDLLCKLICIPENRLGQNGIQDFMDHPWFVGIDWKNIRQGPAPYVPEVSSPTDTSNFDVDDNDVRLTDSIPPSANPAFSGFHLPFIGFTFSLTSSSALDSKKNQSSGFGDDTLDTISSPQLAILPSNNSETPVDSAQLKALNDQLAALKQEKVELSKQHNEVFERLKTQDSELQDAISQRNIAMMEYSEVTEKLSELRNQKQKLSRQVRDKEEELDGAMQKNDSLRNELRKSDKTRRELELHIEDAVIEAAKEKKLREHAEDCCRQLQMELRKGSSSVETTMPLSISSEMSSYEIERLELQFSEKLSHQQTRHNMELETLREQFSELENSNLALTKELQQTQERLKYTQLESITDSAETLLELKKQHDLEKTSWFEEKQRLSSEVNLKSKSLKELQAEDDEIFKELRMKREAITLWERQMAEIIQWVSDEKDARGYLQALATKMTEELEYLKHVGTFNNNGVDNKNWRNRRSQKLDKMELLNLQSALQREIQAKNMISDELSQTRSDLISTQKEVRDYKKRYDSILHDFQKKETELRDLQKGGLEYSESFLNKSSHHGLSSAFFRDMSKNSEIIDSAESFGNESSDNFTPNFFQSGNSGMLFNYEPKYAGKNSKDLSSMKEASVSDLSREESDQLVKESQKKVPGNTAIHQFLVRTFSSPTKCNHCTSLMVGLTRQGVVCEICGFACHTICCQKVPTTCPVPMDQTKRPLGIDPTRGIGTAYEGYVKVPKSGVIKRGWIRQFVVVCDFKLFLYDISPDRCALPSVSVSQVLDMRDPEFSVGSVRESDVIHAAKKDVPCIFKIKTALIDGGLSLNTLMLADNESEKSKWVIALGELHRILKRNSLPNTAIFKVNEILDNTLSLIRNALCSVIIYPNQILLGTEDGLFYINLDQYEIARIGESKKILQLWYIEEEQILVILCGKQRNLRLLPIRALEASDVEWIKVVESKNCISACTGIIRRFPNIVYSFIIALKRPNNHTQIVVYEINRTRTRHQKTCEFTIGYMAQHLQILSDMRLVVAHQSGFTAYFLRGEATAMSLVHPENQLCAFLNYSGVDAVRVIEILCPSGGNFGEYLLVFQTLAIYVDLQGRKSRDREIMYPAFPTYITFCDGHLLVFSDTHLDIFNTQTAEWVQSIGLKQSLPLNNLGNVVLSSVNDTPLIVYLSNIHTKGLLQYRDGNRKGLPSIKRRFSIREINKTIKSDRRSKMISAPTNFNHISHMGPGDGIQNQRLLDLPTTLETADQACSPIIHSLSCIPQSRKSNFLEQVDANSDDYGNDNIISRTPSPMASSFMDGLSNND; translated from the exons ATGGAATACGAATCTTCCGAGATCAGTG ATATAACCACAGGAAGCTGCAAGAAAAGGCTCACATTTCTAAAGTACATTCTAAGCGACACCACAAGCGATCAAAAATGGGCGGCCGAGTTCGGCGAGGACACGGAAGGGCATCAGTTTTCGTTGGATTACCTGCTGGACACCTTTATCGTCCTCTATGACGAGTGTAGTAACTCTTCTCTGCGCAGAGAGAAGGGTGTCTCTGATTTTCTCAAACTAT CCAAACCCTTCGTGCACATAGTGCGAAAGCTTCGACTAAGTCGAGATGACTTCGACATACTCAAGATCATCGGACGCGGTGCCTTTGGAGAAGTCTGCGTGGTTCAGATGATATCCACCGAAAAGGTGTATGCCATGAAGATTCTGAACAAGTGGGAGATGCTCAAGAGGGCGGAGACGGCCTGCTTTCGTGAGGAGCGGGATGTGTTGGTTTTTGGGGACCGGCAGTGGATCACCAACCTTCACTATGCCTTTCAAGACAATATTAACCTG TATCTGGTAATGGACTATTACTGCGGCGGAGACCTGCTTACGCTGCTCAGCAAATTCGAGGACAAGCTCCCCGAGGACATGGCCAAGTTCTACATCACAGAGATGATCCTGGCCATCAACAGTATTCACCAGATTAGGTACGTGCACAGGGACATCAAGCCGGATAATGTACTGCTCGATAAGCGTGGTCACGTGCGCCTGGCTGACTTTGGATCCTGCCTGCGACTGGAGAAGGATGGCACCGTTCAGTCCAACGTGGCGGTAGGCACTCCCGACTACATTTCCCCGGAAATTTTGCGGGCCATGGAGGATGGAAAGGGACGCTACGGAACGGAGTGTGATTGGTGGTCACTCGGAGTGTGCATGTACGAAATGCTCTACGGAGAGACGCCCTTCTACGCAGAAAGTTTGGTGGAAACCTACGGCAAGATCATGAACCACCAGAACTGCTTCAACTTGCCGTCACAGGAAACCCTGAATTACAAGGTATCGGAGACATCTCAGGACTTGCTCTGCAAACTGATATGTATACCCGAGAACCGACTGGGTCAGAACGGCATCCAAGACTTCATGGATCACCCCTGGTTTGTGGGCATCGACTGGAAGAACATAAGGCAGGGACCAGCACCGTATGTGCCGGAAGTGTCAAGTCCGACGGATACCTCCAACTTTGATGTGGACGACAACGACGTCCGGTTAACGGACTCCATTCCACCGTCAGCCAATCCTGCCTTCTCTGGATTTCACTTACCGTTCATTGGGTTTACCTTCTCGCTGACCAGCAGCTCCGCTTTGGACTCGAAGAAGAACCAGAGCTCGGGCTTCGGTGATGACACCTTGGATACAATAAGCAGTCCGCAGCTGGCCATTCTGCCGAGCAACAACTCGGAGACACCGGTAGACTCAGCGCAGCTCAAGGCACTGAACGATCAGCTAGCGGCTTTGAAGCAGGAAAAGGTCGAATTGTCAAAGCAACACAACGAGGTTTTCGAGCGGCTCAAAACTCAAGACTCTGAACTCCAGGACGCCATCTCTCAGCGAAACATCGCCATGATGGAGTACTCGGAGGTCACCGAGAAACTCTCGGAGCTGCGAAACCAGAAGCAGAAGCTCTCCCGGCAAGTCAGGgacaaggaggaggagcttGATGGTGCCATGCAGAAGAACGACAGCCTGCGCAACGAACTGCGAAAGTCGGACAAGACGCGGAGGGAACTTGAGCTGCACATTGAGGATGCCGTCATCGAGGCTGCCAAAGAAAAGAAGCTGCGGGAGCACGCAGAAGATTGCTGCAGGCAGCTGCAGATGGAGCTGCGGAAGGGCTCCTCGAGTGTGGAGACAACTATGCCACTCAGCATTTCCTCCGAGATGTCATCGTACGAGATCGAACGCCTTGAACTTCAGTTCTCTGAAAAGCTAAGTCATCAGCAGACGCGTCACAATATGGAGTTGGAAACACTACGCGAGCAGTTCAGCGAGTTAGAGAACTCGAATTTGGCACTCACCAAGGAGTTGCAACAAACACAGGAAAGGCTGAAGTACACTCAATTGGAGTCGATTACCGATTCCGCCGAAACGCTATTGGAATTGAAGAAGCAGCATGATTTGGAGAAGACCTCCTGGTTCGAGGAGAAGCAGAGGTTAAGCTCCGAGGTGAATCTCAAATCAAAGAGTCTCAAGGAACTTCAAGCGGAGGATGACGAGATCTTCaaggagttgcgaatgaaacGGGAGGCAATTACCTTGTGGGAGCGGCAAATGGCGGAGATTATTCAATGGGTGTCCGATGAAAAAGACGCGCGTGGCTACTTGCAGGCCTTGGCCACCAAAATGACGGAGGAGTTGGAGTATCTGAAGCATGTGGGCACCTTCAACAACAACGGCGTGGACAATAAGAACTGGAGGAATCGTCGCTCCCAGAAGCTGGACAAGATGGAGCTGCTCAACCTGCAGAGCGCGCTGCAAAGGGAGATTCAGGCCAAGAACATGATATCGGATGAGCTGAGTCAGACCAGATCGGACCTCATATCCACACAGAAAGAGGTTCGGGACTACAAAAAACGATACGACTCCATCCTGCACGACTTCCAGAAGAAGGAAACCGAACTGCGGGACTTGCAAAAGGGAGGCTTGGAGTACTCCGAGTCGTTCTTGAACAAATCAAGCCATCATGGCCTAAGCAGCGCCTTCTTCCGGGACATGTCGAAGAACTCCGAAATTATAGATTCCGCCGAGAGCTTTGGCAACGAATCCAGCGACAATTTCACTCCCAACTTCTTCCAGTCCGGCAACTCGGGCATGCTCTTCAACTACGAGCCAAAGTATGCGGGTAAAAACAGCAAGGACCTTTCGTCCATGAAGGAAGCTTCGGTCAGCGACTTGTCGCGCGAGGAGAGTGACCAGCTGGTAAAGGAATCTCAGAAGAAAGTGCCCGGCAACACGGCCATTCATCAGTTTCTGGTGCGCACATTCAGTAGTCCCACAAAATGCAATCACTGCACATCGCTGATGGTGGGACTGACACGGCAGGGCGTTGTGTGCGAGATCTGCGGGTTCGCCTGCCATACGATCTGCTGCCAGAAGGTTCCCACCACGTGCCCCGTGCCCATGGATCAGACGAAGCGGCCGCTGGGAATCGATCCCACCAGGGGAATCGGCACGGCATACGAGGGCTATGTAAAGGTCCCAAAATCAGGGGTGATTAAGCGTGGATGGATTCGGCAGTTTGTAGTTGTCTGCGACTTTAAGTTGTTCCTCTACGACATTTCGCCGGATCGGTGTGCATTGCCCAGCGTGAGTGTGTCCCAAGTGCTGGATATGAGGGATCCCGAGTTCTCGGTGGGAAGTGTGCGCGAAAGTGACGTCATCCATGCCGCCAAGAAAGATGTGCCATGTATTTTCAAG ATAAAAACCGCCCTTATTGATGGCGGTCTCTCGCTGAACACGCTTATGCTCGCCGACAACGAGTCGGAGAAGTCCAAGTGGGTCATTGCCCTGGGCGAACTACATCGAATATTAAAACGAAACAGCTTACCAAATACTGCTATATTTAAAGTTAACGAGATTCTGGACAATACCCTGTCTTTAATAAGAAACGCATTGTGTTCCGTCATCATATATCCAAATCAAATATTGTTGGGCACCGAAGACGGCCTGTTCTACATTAATCTAGACCAGTACG AGATCGCTCGTATTGGAGAAAGCAAGAAGATTCTTCAGCTATGGTACATTGAAGAGGAGCAGATCCTCGTTATTCTTTGCGGCAAGCAACGCAACTTGCGTTTATTACCTATTAGGGCATTAGAGGCTAGTGATGTCGAGTGGATCAAGGTGGTCGAATCAAAGAACTGCATATCTGCTTGCACTGGAATAATTCGCCGTTTTCCCAACATCGTCTATTCATTTATCATCGCTCTGAAGCGGCCGAACAACCACACACAAATCGTAGTTTACGAAATAAATAGAACGCGCACAAGACACCAGAAGACTTGCGAATTCACCATTGGCTATATGGCGCAGCACCTGCAGATTCTGTCCGACATGCGATTGGTTGTAGCTCACCAAAGCGGATTCACCGCATACTTCCTGCGCGGAGAAGCAACTGCAATGT CTTTGGTTCACCCGGAGAACCAGTTATGTGCATTCTTGAACTACTCCGGAGTGGATGCGGTCAGGGTCATTGAAATTCTGTGCCCAAGCGGTGGCAACTTTGGCGAGTACTTACTGGTGTTCCAAACTCTGGCCATATACGTGGACCTGCAAGGGCGGAAGTCTCGGGATAGGGAAATTATGTACCCAGCCTTCCCTACGTATATAA CCTTTTGTGATGGTCACTTGCTGGTGTTTTCGGATACACATTTGGATATATTCAATACGCAGACTGCCGAATGGGTGCAGTCGATTGGACTGAAGCAATCACTTCCCTTAAACAATCTGGGAAACGTGGTGCTGTCCTCAGTCAATGACACTCCCCTCATTGTTTACCTATCCAATATTCACACAA AGGGCCTTTTGCAATACCGTGATGGAAATCGAAAGGGACTTCCGAGCATAAAGCGGAGATTCTCCATCCGAGAGATAAACAAGACCATCAAAAG TGATCGTAGATCAAAGATGATATCGGCACCGACTAATTTCAACCACATTTCTCATATGGGGCCAGGGGATGGCATTCAAAATCAACGACTCCTAGACTTACCAACAACGCTCGAAACAGCCGATCAAGCCTGCAGTCCAATAATACATTCGCTGAGTTGCATACCCCAGAGTAGAAAATCTAATTTTCTAGAACAAG TGGATGCAAACTCCGATGACTACGGCAATGATAACATAATCTCCAGAACCCCCAGTCCAATGGCATCTTCCTTCATGGACGGCTTAAGCAATAATGATTAA
- the LOC120447115 gene encoding E3 ubiquitin-protein ligase RBBP6: MSVHYKFKSTLNFDTITFDGLHISVGDLKREIVQQKRLGKIIDFDLQITNAQSKEEYKDDGVLIPKNTTLIISRIPIAHPAKKGWEPPAAENAFSAAPAKQDNFNMDLSKMQGTEEDKIQAMMMQSTVDYDPKTYHRIKGQSQVGEVPASYRCNKCKKSGHWIKNCPFVTGKDQQEVKRNTGIPRSFRDKPDAAENESSDFVLPAVQNQEIPDDLICGICRDIFVDAVMIPCCGSSFCDDCVRTSLLESEDSECPDCKEKNCSPGSLIPNRFLRNSVNAFKNETGYNKSAAKPAAAKTEEKPPVEKEVEEKQVAEEEPEKTEVKPGKQQESETNGSNPPKSESPEPPATTEPSQKEKDKYDSDYEDNITIKMPQPAADSASVPSKRSPSYSQRSESSHRRDRSDYVSEHDLKHHRPSKSESANKDRSLLPTPIGTVPSYQGHMMGESEEARRSSAYKPPYMQMQRGPPPMHMMGHHMPAYNNGYNNMGQRPPLSYVPYQNQAVHPMRTPYGAAGGGMNMNMSQPFQSPNLASIYQGVAAKVGSGLIDDPLEAFNRIMKEKERKKVDRFRSSDRHRSRSPDRQRHRFKSPMYDKDNSRDNLKDKRPRSRERKREHSYERHIRHPRSSRQPNDGSKSPGGRIKRSGHRRSASPKPGYKSDYRDKPYNKPSAPKPEPVEPPPPGFEPLQLTDEDGYRNKHPTTSEASQSSKAESIKKRDNRHEEAPRKRHRSRSKSKEPKPTDSSYRSLTPPAKITTPKMTAAQLRERECTPKTPERAHDDYLPARARIMASQPDINDSEMETNVGKENKAKSPLSKDRKKKKKDKDKADRKKSKKDKRARKEKGDRQKKSSSVNRSDSDINNSSLVNEPNYKVSSPRTSSNFEINAAQLSPAHNATENVNPKKSHSFLNASVASDDNLGPRSKLSEANSVNLSKWEMEENILSLEDATKKSTGVSDDPSEITSDVLRKAENAIFAKAINAIRPVEFQVIINSKDNSKDRSVIRNDKDRSPSPRRTSSKSVKERLGNKISNDRSRSPDKSKGRRREAVTKSSDDDANRGRSDRHGSRKRDNRSRDRTAPSEKRQERSSYKRRTPEDDRIRRQNKERSDSKHGKHDQINSDDSDRRAARNTRSSDSRVVSSVTAVAAPPKPCRPDNPFRKFVDNSSSSSLVVKYDNTIQNDGASSDNGMEHRKQRDKKLKKHSKYSSTESLRSEKRKDLKSKKKSKILKKKKKSKK, encoded by the exons ATGTCGGTACACTATAAATTTAAGAGTACCCTCAATTTTGATACAATTACGTTTGATGGACTTCACATTTCTGTCGGGGACCTGAAAAGGGAGATTGTGCAGCAGAAGCGACTGGGCAAAATAATCGACTTTGATCTTCAGATCACAAATGCGCAGAGTAAAGAAG AGTACAAGGACGATGGAGTGCTCATTCCCAAGAACACAACGCTGATCATATCGCGCATTCCCATTGCCCATCCTGCAAAAAAGGGCTGGGAGCCACCAGCTGCAGAAAATGCTTTTTCGGCGGCTCCTGCCAAGCAGGACAACTTCAACATGGACCTTTCCAAAATGCAAGGCACCGAGGAGGACAAAATCCAGGCAATGATGATGCAGAGCACCGTCGACTATGATCCCAAGAC GTACCATCGTATTAAAGGGCAATCGCAAGTGGGCGAAGTTCCCGCATCCTACCGATGCAACAAATGCAAGAAGAGCGGTCACTGGATCAAGAACTGTCCATTTGTAACGGGAAAGGACCAGCAAGAGGTGAAAAGAAACACTGGAATTCCGCGCTCTTTCCGGGACAAGCCAGACGCGGCTGAGAATGAATCATCCGATTTTGTGCTGCCTGCTGTACAAAACCAGGAGATACCGGATGATCTGATTTGCGGCATTTGCCGAGATATATTCGTCGATGCTGTCATGATACCATGCTGCGGAAGTTCCTTTTGTGACGACTGCGTGCGAACTTCCTTATTGGAGTCAGAGGATAGTGAGTGCCCCGACTGCAAGGAGAAGAACTGTTCCCCTGGCTCCCTTATACCTAATCGGTTCTTGAGAAATTCAGTGAACGCCTTTAAAAACGAGACTGGGTACAACAAAAGCGCGGCTAAGCCAGCTGCAGCAAAAACTGAGGAAAAACCTCCTGTTGAAAAAGAAGTGGAGGAAAAGCAGGTCGCGGAGGAGGAACCAGAAAAGACTGAGGTGAAACCTGGAAAGCAACAAGAATCCGAAACCAATGGCAGCAATCCGCCAAAATCGGAATCTCCCGAACCTCCTGCAACCACAGAACCATCACAAAAGGAGAAAGATAAATATGATTCGGACTACGAGGATAACATTACTATAAAAATGCCCCAGCCTGCTGCCGATTCCGCATCAGTTCCAAGCAAG AGATCCCCCAGTTATTCCCAAAGAAGTGAATCCTCTCACCGCCGGGACAGGTCAGATTATGTTTCCGAACACGATCTCAAGCACCACCGTCCATCGAAATCGGAGTCTGCTAACAAGGACCGGAGTCTCCTGCCCACGCCCATTGGCACCGTGCCCAGCTACCAGGGACATATGATGGGCGAATCGGAAGAGGCTCGTCGATCGAGTGCCTATAAGCCCCCTTATATGCAAATGCAGCGCGGCCCACCTCCGATGCACATGATGGGTCACCACATGCCAGCCTACAACAACGGGTATAACAACATGGGACAGAGGCCTCCCCTAAG CTATGTGCCGTATCAAAACCAGGCCGTACACCCAATGCGTACGCCGTACGGAGCTGCAGGCGGAGgtatgaatatgaatatgtcACAACCATTTCAGTCCCCCAATTTAGCCTCGATATACCAAGGCGTGGCAGCGAAGGTCGGTTCCGG TCTCATTGACGATCCGTTGGAGGCCTTCAATCGCATCATGAAGGAGAAGGAGCGGAAGAAAGTTGACCGGTTTCGCAGTTCTGACCGCCACCGATCAAGGTCCCCGGATAGACAGCGGCATCGCTTTAAATCGCCCATGTACGACAAGGACAACTCCAGGGATAATCTCAAGGACAAGAGACCGCGATCTCGGGAAAGAAAGCGAGAACATAGCTATGAACGGCATATACGTCACCCTCGTTCTAGTCGCCAGCCGAATGATGGCTCTAAGTCACCAGGTGGCAGAATCAAAAG ATCTGGCCATCGTCGCTCTGCGTCTCCAAAGCCGGGTTACAAGAGTGATTACCGGGACAAGCCGTATAACAAGCCCAGTGCCCCAAAGCCGGAGCCAGTTGAGCCGCCTCCCCCCGGATTCGAGCCGTTGCAGCTGACGGATGAAGACGGCTACAGGAACAAGCACCCGACCACTTCGGAAGCATCGCAAAGCAGCAAGGCGGAAAGCATCAAGAAGAGGGACAACCGACACGAAGAGGCGCCACGAAAAAGGCACAGGTCGCGCAGCAAGAGCAAGGAGCCGAAGCCGACCGACAGCAGCTATAGGAGCCTGACTCCGCCAGCAAAGATCACCACACCGAAAATGACTGCTGCCCAGTTGAGGGAACGCGAATGTACGCCGAAAACGCCGGAAAGGGCTCACGACGATTATCTGCCTGCAAGGGCCAGAATTATGGCCTCCCAGCCCGACATCAACGACTCTGAAATGGAGACCAATGTGGGCAAGGAGAACAAGGCAAAGAGTCCATTGTCAAAGGAtcgcaagaagaagaagaaggacaaggacaaggcTGACCGCAAGAAAAGCAAGAAGGATAAGCGCGCGAGGAAGGAGAAAGGGGATCGTCAGAAGAAGAGCTCCTCTGTTAACCGATCCGACTCTGATATTAACAACAGCTCATTGGTGAATGAGCCAAATTATAAAGTTTCATCTCCCAGGACCAGTTCCAATTTTGAGATAAACGCGGCTCAGCTTTCACCTGCTCACAACGCTACTGAAAACGTTAATCCGAAGAAGAGCCATTCCTTCCTAAATGCGAGTGTTGCTAGCGACGATAATCTCGGCCCAAGAAGCAAACTCAGCGAGGCTAATTCTGTCAATCTATCCAAATGGGAAATggaggaaaatattttaagtttgGAGGATGCCACCAAAAAATCGACCGGAGTCTCCGACGATCCGTCGGAAATCACTTCAGACGTCCTGCGAAAGGCTGAAAACGCAATATTTGCCAAGGCCATTAACGCCATCAGGCCCGTGGAATTTCAGGTTATTATCAACTCCAAGGACAACAGCAAGGACCGCTCCGTAATTCGGAATGACAAGGATCGCTCCCCTTCACCCAGGCGTACCAGCAGCAAGTCGGTAAAGGAGAGGCTGGGCAACAAGATTTCCAATGACAGGAGCCGTTCGCCGGACAAGTCAAAGGGCAGGCGACGGGAGGCGGTCACAAAGAGCTCCGACGACGATGCGAATCGAGGCAGGTCAGATCGTCATGGCAGCCGGAAGAGGGACAACAGATCCCGCGACCGGACGGCGCCTTCAGAAAAGAGGCAAGAGCGTTCGTCGTATAAACGAAGAACTCCGGAGGATGACAGAATTAGGCGCCAGAACAAGGAGCGCTCCGACTCAAAGCACGGAAAACATGATCAAATCAATAGCGACGACTCGGATCGAAGGGCGGCCAGGAACACCAGGTCCAGCGACAGCCGAGTGGTCTCCTCTGTAACGGCCGTGGCTGCTCCTCCCAAGCCCTGTCGTCCGGACAACCCGTTCCGGAAGTTCGTCGACAATAGTTCGTCGAGCAGTTTAGTTGTAAAATATGATAATACGATACAGAATGATGGAGCGTCCTCGGACAACGGCATGGAACACAGGAAGCAGAGGGATAAGAAGCTGAAGAAACATTCTAAATATTCGTCAACCGAGTCGTTGAGAAGCGAAAAACGCAAGGATTTGAAGAGCAAAAAGAAGAGCAAGATTttgaaaaagaagaaaaaatcaaagaagTAG